The following nucleotide sequence is from Apium graveolens cultivar Ventura chromosome 4, ASM990537v1, whole genome shotgun sequence.
AAAGGTGAGTTTGGTAGATATGGAGAGTGAGTGATGAAAAAGAAGAAGGTATAGGTTAGGAAATCTTGGTAAAGGAAGATAGGATAAGGGTTTTGGGGGGTTAACCTTCTGATAGATTTGTGACAAATCCTGGCCTCTCCTTGTTGCTAAAAATTTATATCTCTCTcccaaatctctctctctctatctctctttgtgacactcactctctctctctatctctctctatgtgacactcactctctctctctctctatctctctctatGTGAcactcaatctctctctctctatctctctctatgtgacactcactctctctctctcaagaCATGAAACATGTGAGGTCCCTTTTAAGGGGAAGACAGGCAAGCCCATGCAGGGAGAGAAATACAAATTTGGTGGGGTTAATTGGGGAGGAATGGGACCGTTAATTGGATGCCACGTGGATGGTTATGATGAGGTGTGGGTTGGGCCGAGCCTTTTGTTTTATCATGTGTTTGTATGTAAAAAATATCATTAGGTGAGCTATTTAGCTTTAATCTCCCCGTTCAATTTGATTAGACAAAACCAATCAGTTACCAGCTGTTTGGCCCGTGGGTGATTTTGAGACTCCTATTTTGGAATCTTGAATAATTGAAAAAGTATCATTTTTTTCAAATTTACAGTACTAAGTTTTTTATTATACTGTTTTCTATTTGTGCCCGTGGGCACATTAATAAAGgcaaaaatttataaatttatattattttgaatGATGTAGTTTTTTTAATATAGTGGGATCCATCATTATTATAAATGAAAAATAATCAAAAATTCAAAatgtattaaaattataatttttcgTAATTATTATGTGCTAAGGGACCCGTAATATAGAAATCGTTTATGATAATGATTAAATTAGTACCTCTTTTTATAAAGTGAGAATCTCAAAGTTGTGAAAATCGCATTTCGCATGACGCGTTGTTTGTTTTATTATAAGGCAATGCAAGCCGTATATTTTCATGGGCTTTAGTTTATATGGTTGTCTTAGTTGAcaatttgatatttaacaataattAAGCTTAATTTGTTAATGGTGTTAAACACAACATGACGCGATTTGAATGTAGGTAGACACTAATGGTAAAATCTCGATAAATTAAGAATAATTTTACCATCTACCGAAATAATTTTCCAAAATAAATAACGAAATTAGTTATTGCGGATTTTTTTTGGTGAAATATATGTTAACCGTTAACACCACGAATGTGGCATACAGTAACTATAGATAACTTGCGAATATGACCTCCATTACTCACTATCCCaatattttgaaatatttttcataaattttCTAAATATGTCACATACATGAATGTTAGGGGCCCAAAATTTTGATTTCGTCTATGCCCCATAAACTTTAGGGCCGGCCTATCACACATGTTatttattactccctccgtccctcccaaatgtttacatttgggtggggcgcggagtttaaaaaaaatgataaagtagtggaaaaaagttgaaaaagtgagtaaagtagtgggaccgattaatattatatgtataaagtgggtatagtggaggaaagtagtggatgtagttaatttaaaaattataaaaactttactatttttggaaaattttgaaatgtaaacaattggaagggacatcccaaaaaggaaagtgtaaacaaatgggagggacggagggagtacattTATTATGAGGAAGGAACCAATAAAATGGTGAAACTcatctttttttaaaaaaaaaaaaaaaagaggagTGTCAAAATTATTCCtagtttaatatgttttaatttttaaatttaattaattaataaaattgtCTAAATATTGAGGTTGTTAGTTTATAGAAGGTTAATTATAGATTGTCACTATATTATTGTTAGTAACACTTCTAAATTTTGTATATTATTAAGGAACATAATTATCTATAAATTATAGCACAAATAATTTTGAATAACATTTTTTCTGCATCTTGCTGCAGTTCACTCTAAAACTTATTAAAAAATTTGACTACTTGTCCCCAGATATAATTATTCAAAAGTAGTCTTTGAGCAGTTGTAAGTTGGTCTAAGATTTGCAACTCTACTTCATCAAAAACATGTGTTTATGAACAAATATACTCGGCCATAGTCACCAGATTCTGACTTTAATTTATGTTCATCACTATACCAGTCTACATTTATTGAATTAATATCAACTGACTACGTTGATTATCTTTTCCTGAGACCAGCGGTGGTCACGCTAGCGCCTAGGACCCCTATACTGAGTGTCCCAAAATTTTCAACTCTttaagtaaatatatatataaaattgcGTGATATACGTGTTAAATACGTGTTAAGGCCTCGTAAACTGATTTTGACTAAGGTTTCACGATTTTTAGGGTCAGCCCTACCTAAAACCCAAAATATGTGTTTTATCAGGCAAATAATTCTCTTAAGATTGTGCAGAACGCAAAAATTTAGAAAGTTGTTATCAATAATCTCGTTTTAGTCAATAGACATTCCGAGATTTGAATGTGTTCATAAAAATGATTTGATGAGAAATGTCTCGAGACAGATCGAGATTTAAAATCCGAAATGTGATACATGATTAGAGATTTTTCGGAAAATTAAACAAGATTTCCTGGCATAACAAACTTCTTGGCTGAGATAGGCAAAGATGTAAGATGAAGTGTCTTTATGTTACCAGAAGGACCAGATAGATGAAGAGAAAACACAACTCAACTGTTTGGCAAGACAATGAGATTCAAAAGTGGACGTTGTGTTTTGTTGTTAGTCTTGTTAGGACAAACAGAATTGCACTATTAGTACGTGAACTCGTGAAGCATATGGGATTGCAATTTTATCATAAATTTCGTGTTGTGCCTAATTATTGCATTTCTACAACAATATTTAATATTGGGGCATAAATATGAGTATAAGATTCCTATGTGCAGTGTCCTTGTTCAAAGCTTATGTTACATTTAGAATTTTTGGTTGTACTTTAAAGGCATTTTACACATTCTCTGACCTGATTTTGTGTGTGCTACTGTGATACAAGTCTTGCTTCACAGTTTATTCCCAGAACCAAATCTGCACAGTCACCATCCTATACAAACAAGGTCAAACTAAGTACACAAAAAAAACCTTGAAGAATCAGGTGTAAAACCTGCAAGTATCATCTCCTGTTAAAAAAACTCGAGGACAATACCATTTACCTCTATTGAACTGCGACCTGGGGTTTCTCAATTACTTTGTTCTTCGTAATATTTCTAACCAGACACTTTCTCCAACCGATTGCAAATCGCATGGACTGCACAGAATAACATAATTCAACTTTATCAGCATATTATTAATCACCTCATATGCTTCCTTGTTATGCCTGGCTCGATCAAACAGATCAACCATGCACCCAGTGTGTCTAGTTCTCATATTAGCAAATAATTATCTTACTGTATCTACCAATACGTTGGGCAGAGGTGCAAACATAGGAGGTATAAAAGGTAATCAAATAAAAGAAAATCACCACTGGCACCTATCAATTAAAGCCAACCGCATATGAAATGATTGACAGAAGAAAAATAAACACATCAAGGAAAAGAAATTAAAGAGTACCAATGTCAAACAGGTTGTATATCTTTTCCCATGATGAAAGCAGTAATATTCTTACAAGTACATTTCAAAACTTGGGTTCAATAATCATGAGGATCCAAACTGAAGCCAATCTTTGGCACAAATAAGTGCCTCGACAGTTGAGGGCTTTAGTGAACATCGGTAGCTATCCATTTTCTTAGTTACAGTGTCGAACACAGACTCTGGAGCGACTGTTGAAACTGGGATGCATAATATATCGCATGCCATTCTAGAGAGAGTTGGGTACTTCTGTGCTTCTAGTTTCCACCAACTCAAAACATCAAACTTTTGTGTTCTAGGCAAAAGAGGTTCTTCCAAATACTGATCTAATTCTGATTTCATATTTTGGCTTCCAGCTATCTCAGATATATAGACTTCAAAATCCAAAAAatcatcactatcagaattcTCATCTTCTGGACTCATCTCTTTTTTCACACCTTTGTTGTCTTCTACAACAAAAGTTGGTGGAGGTAGCGATAACACAATATATTCAACAAAAAGTTCATGAACACCCTCATCAACAACCTTGATCCAGGTTTCAGCATCCTCGCCATATATCTTAGAGAAGTTGAACTCGACAAGTTTCATCTTGAATCTTGGATCCATAATCACAGCAACCGCGAGAACTAGGATGCAAGAGTTCCAATATTTATTAAACTTTTCCTGCAATGGTTTAGTCAGGCTGCTGGTAAAAGTATCCTGGCTCATAGCAGCACGTGCCAATTCTAGTTGAATGTTTGACACTTCATGGTACAATAAATTGGTAGTTTGGTGAGTTGGATCAAGAAGTATGTTAGCTGCATCAAAGAAAAGCTTCAAGTAAATGCAGAGAATATCCACCTTTCTCCACTCTTCAATTGTCAGCATTTCATTATAATTTGGATCAGATGCACTTAAACAAGAAAATACTTCTTTCAGTTCAGATGCGGCCGCTAGCATGTGGTAAGTAGTATCCCATTTTGTCTGATCATCAATTGTAAGGGTCTTTGAGCTAGGGTTTTGAAGCTTCTGCTTCAGTTCATTGAAATAATCTTCATTGCCTCTATATGCTTTTACATATTTTACACTGTCACGAACTTTCTTAATGATATCTCCGATTGACGCTAAAGCATCCTTCACAAGACAGCGCAAGACACGAGTATAACAGTCCCCTAGTACTAGTTGACCCTTGAGAACTTGGGGGTTCATAACTGAGAGTAGACCTCTAAGATTTTTTCGAGCTGCTTCATTCGCAAAAGATTGATCAAGAGTTAAAGTGAAAATCTTCTGTTCCAAGCCCCAGTTGGCTAAGCAATCATTAACAGCGTGACTGAATGTGACTTCTGTATCAGGGAACGGTAGCATAACAACATTAAGGATCCGCTTTTGCAATTTCCAAGCATTGTCGACAAAATAGCCTGTTAGTAGTAAATAGCACAGGCCTTGATCTGATTCCCACAATTCCAGAGTAAGATTTACATGCCCTATAATTTCCCCAAGGTTATTTTTAAGATCCTGCTTCTCCCTAAGATAAATGTTGACACATTCCTCTTGAACACTGTTGACATCTGTTTGTACCTTAGGATGAAGAAACCGTACAAAATCAAGAAAGCCCTGATGTTCCACAATATTAAGCGGATACTCGTGCAGGATGATCATCTTGGCTATCGAATGACTGGAAGTGTCCTGGTCAAAGGGAATAGATGTTCCTAAGATGCTTCTGTAGCGTTTTCTGGGAGGTATAGTACCAACTGCAGTCTTATCAGTCTTTAAAGGTGTATACGGGGTTAACTTATTTAAATCCTCATTATTGAGACAACCAACCGAGCAGACACCCATATTATATTTTCTTTCTGGATGACAGGTTCCTGCTAACTTCAAGCAACTAATGTACAAATGATTTTTTTGCACCAGTTATAGTAATTCCATGTAGAATCAACCAATTTTGCAACCAAAAAGTATTTCCAAACTGTAGACTTCTTTCTCTTAGGCTTGTTACTCAACATTATCAGGTTTGCATAGCCATATCAAACAGGGAATAAACTGCAGTAAGAGTGCATGACATGAATAAATAAAGCTATATACAATAAGTTATTAAGTATAATTTACAACTGAAAGGTAACAAGAATAAGCGCCATCTTTCCGAATCTTATTCCCACTAGTATATGTTTGCAATTTATGGTTCTCAAACATACTTTCTATTAGGTGTTCAGCAGGGTATCTCCAACCTAGAATAAAAAACATATCCCTTCGAGGTATAGAGAATAAAGATCAAAG
It contains:
- the LOC141717491 gene encoding zinc finger BED domain-containing protein DAYSLEEPER-like yields the protein MGVCSVGCLNNEDLNKLTPYTPLKTDKTAVGTIPPRKRYRSILGTSIPFDQDTSSHSIAKMIILHEYPLNIVEHQGFLDFVRFLHPKVQTDVNSVQEECVNIYLREKQDLKNNLGEIIGHVNLTLELWESDQGLCYLLLTGYFVDNAWKLQKRILNVVMLPFPDTEVTFSHAVNDCLANWGLEQKIFTLTLDQSFANEAARKNLRGLLSVMNPQVLKGQLVLGDCYTRVLRCLVKDALASIGDIIKKVRDSVKYVKAYRGNEDYFNELKQKLQNPSSKTLTIDDQTKWDTTYHMLAAASELKEVFSCLSASDPNYNEMLTIEEWRKVDILCIYLKLFFDAANILLDPTHQTTNLLYHEVSNIQLELARAAMSQDTFTSSLTKPLQEKFNKYWNSCILVLAVAVIMDPRFKMKLVEFNFSKIYGEDAETWIKVVDEGVHELFVEYIVLSLPPPTFVVEDNKGVKKEMSPEDENSDSDDFLDFEVYISEIAGSQNMKSELDQYLEEPLLPRTQKFDVLSWWKLEAQKYPTLSRMACDILCIPVSTVAPESVFDTVTKKMDSYRCSLKPSTVEALICAKDWLQFGSS